GCTAATATCAACTCCATTCAGCGTGTTTTCCAGCAAATCTCCATCTAACAGCTCAATTATTGCAGCACGTCTCGTAATTGTTTTATTAATTTCGATTGGGATTAATTGCAGTGCTGCAACGGAAATTAATGATTGTTTCAGATCGGATAAACTTAACCCCATTTCCTGAAGACGGTGGATGGTCCCTAAAGCATTTTTAGCATGTAATGTACTTAAAACAAGGTGACCGGTCAATGAGGCATCAAATGCGAATTGAGCAGTAAAGCTATCCCGTATTTCGCCAATCATAATAATATCGGGGTCATGTCTAAGTGCGGCCTTCAATCCGGTTTGGTAGGTAATTCCCGCTTTTTCATTTACCTGTACCTGAAGAATGTCATTTATGTCCTTTTCAATTGGGTCCTCCAGGGTAATCGTCTGGTATGACTTTTCTGTTAAAATGGTTTGCAGCAATGTATATAAAGTAGTGGTTTTCCCGCTGCCTGTAGGACCTGTAAATAAAATAATACCAGTGCGATTCGTAATCCATTCTTTGAGTTTTTTCAACTGGTTTGGGAAAAGAAAAAGCTGATTCAGGGTAAGATTATCTTCCTGTGGGAGAACGCGGATGGCCAGACTCTCATTTTGATTGACCGGAAGTGTAGATAGACGCAGTGCGTAACGATTGGCATGGGTTTCGTGGATAATTGTTCCATTTTGCGGCTTGCGAACTTCACCTATATCCATTCCTGATGTAAACTTGTAGTAAGTAAGCAATGCTTGGTATTGAACAATGGGAATCGTTCGGTGCAGGATTCGTTTTCCAAATACCCGAAAGTAAATGTTTGCCTGATTAGGGAAAGGGTAGAAGTGAATATCCGAAGCGTTGGTACTAATGGCGGATTGCAGAAGTTTTTCTGAAAGTATTGAAGCTTTGTTCAATAATATGCCACCTCCTTCATTAGACTATATTCGACAGTGCTCGATAAATTCCTTCTTTTTTTTCAAAAATAATTATAAAAATTTTTTAAGGCAGGGGAAAACGCATGAGAACACTTTATTTAATTGGCTTTATGGGAAGTGGGAAAAGTACAGTAGGGCAGGAATTGAGTAAGCTGCTTGGCATACCTTGTATTGATACAGATCACATGATCGAAAACGTGTACAAAGTAAAAATAGCTGAAATTTTTCAGAATAAAGGTGAAAGTGTTTTTCGGAAGTTTGAAACCGAAATTTTAAAACAAACCCCGGTACACCATCATATTGTTTCAACCGGCGGTGGTATTGTTGAAACGGAAGAAAACATAACGTTTATGAAAGCCAATGGAAATATTGTGTTTTTGAAAACATCATTAAATGAGATAGAGATGCGTCTTAGCAATGACCGTTCACGGCCATTGTGGAATAAAAACAGTTATGAAAAGCAACGCTTATTTGACCGGCGTAATAAACTGTATAAGGAAAGTGCTGATATCATCATTCATACGGATGACAAAAACAGTCGTGAAATTGCAGCTGATATTAAAGAACAGGCAGGATTGCAGTCATATCAGGAATAAATTTTTACAAACTGCAAAAACTAGTACCACTACAATAAATGAGGTGGTTACAATGTCCGGAAATGAATATGTTAAGTATGTGACCCAGCAGATTACAACTTATCTTGATACACCCGCAGCTGAAAAAAAACTGAAAAGAATACAAAAGAAAAGTCAACCAACTATTTTTTCAAGCAGGTGGCTTGGTATCTTACCATTTGCTTTTAAGTTATTTATCAAAAGAACCCAATAACAGGCTCTAATTTGACGTAGCCTGTTATTGGGTTAAATAAAATATTCCTCCGTTGATAACTTTAAATTTAACATATGGTTTGTAACGTTTTGTTATTTCCTCAATTTCCTTTTCCATTTCCTGTTTTGTCTGTTCATCACCATCTTTCCCGCTGTAAAAGTGTTTCACCAAATTAATTTCTTCTTCCATTGTTTTTAATGATTCATCTGCCCAATTATGCGATTGATCGTTAATATAACTTTCAAGAACAGATTCAATTCGTTTAAATCCGCTATTCAATTTTATAATTGGAGAGATTGTATAACAGTAATCCGCTATTGTCATTTGCAGTGATTTATTTTGTAATTCTTCCATCATTTCCACTTTCATTTCCCCGTTGACCAGATGCAATCCGATTGAAATAATTTCATCCCGTTTTTGTTTCCCTTGATAACTGATTTTTATGTTCGTAATCAGCCATGGAAATAATGCAGTTTTTTGATTTGTATTGATTTTTTCGAACAGCTTTGTATATTTTTCATTATTACTTAAATGCTGAAGTATTTGCTGTAATCTCGGACTTCCAAAATGAATCCATTCATTCTTGCCATCCCGTTTTTCCGGATCCGTAATTAGAGTTAGCTTCATCGGCTGACCGGGACTTCCCATCTTTTTAACATAGTGCCAGTAGAAGGGGCGATTCATTAATGCCCGGTCCATTTTCTCATTCAACTGTACCGAAAGAACTCCGTCATTAATTTGCTCTAACGTACAGTGATGAGCAGTGAAATAGGATGATAAAAAGTCATGTAAATTTCTAATTGCCATACTGTTGCTCCTTATGTGCTGTCTCTTCATGAGTTAATTTAATAATTGAAGAAAGATTATCAAGTTTAATTTTTGCTTCGCCAGTGGATGTAGAGTCGGAAAAAATCGTTTGTATTTCAGATTCAATGTCATTTATATTCAACTCTGCCAGTATACTGTCCAAATGCCCGATTACCTGTTCAAACAAGTTTATTTTTTCATACAGCAAGGTCATTATGTGCTCTTCAACCGTCTCGCGAATTGCAAAATTATAAATATGGACATCATTTTTCTGACCGTACCGGTGAATTCTGCCGATCCGTTGTTCCAGACGCATTGGATTCCAGGGCAGGTCATAATTAATCATGTGGTTGCAAAATTGCAGGTTGATTCCTTCACCGCCAGCTTCTGTGGCGATAAGTACCTGAGCCTTATTTTTAAACAAATGCTGCATCCAGTCTTTTTTACTTTTTTTAAATCCACCTCTAAACGGAACTGATGTAATACCGTTTTGCTGCAAGTACCATTGTAAGTATAGCTGTGAGGCCCGATACTCGGTGAAAACAATTACTTTTTCATTATTTACTTGTTTAATAATTTCAACTACCTTTTCAGCTTTTGAATGATTTGGAAGTTGTTCGATCTTCTCTGCCAGAGGTTGGATGATGGAGACTCTGGCCTCATCAGTTGCCATTTTTTGGAGTGATAAAAAACATGCCTCCCTTGATGAACAAATTTCCCGTAAAAGGGTTATCTTTGAAAAAGTTGAAAATTGTTCAGTGATATTTTCAAGGTGGTTGTAAACGTCTTTTTCTTGTTCGGTAAAGTCAATCCATACAGTGTCTATGTGACGCTTTATAGAGTCAAACTCGATATTGCCCCGCGTGTTTCGAACCATCACTTTTTGAACTAATTGTTTTAAATATTTATCCTGTTTTAATTGCTTCCGGTTTTTCCCGTATTTTTCCAAAAAAGATTCGTAGTCACCAAGATGGCCCGGTTTTAGTATGGATACCAGATTAAAAATCTCGACAAGCTGATTTTGCACCGGCGTAGCTGTTAACAATAAACAGTACTTTTTCTTCAATGACCGGACAAAATCATAGTTTTTTGTTTTATGGTTTTTAAGTTTATGTGCCTCGTCAATTAATATCAGATCGTAATCAATATCGAGGATATTTTCCCGGTGTGGTGAACGCTTTGCAGTATCAATTGATGTAACAATTACATCATAATGATCCCATGCATAGTTTTTCCGATGTGCGATTGCGGGAATGTAAAATTTCTCATTTAATTCTTTTACCCACTGATTTACAAGGGAAGCGGGTACGATTATAAGTGTTTTCTTTACAAGTCCTCTCAACATGTATTCTTTCAAAATTAGTCCGGCTTCAATTGTTTTTCCGAGACCAACTTCATCAGCTAATATTGCACGGCCGTTCATTTCCTCAATAACTTGTTCAGCGCACTCAATCTGATGATCAAGGAATTCTATTTGTGGGAGATATTCCAATGATTTTAATCCTTCAAAAGTTGGTGCCATCGTAGTTAATTCGGCCTGATAGGTCATTTGAAAAAGCTCCCATGGAGTAAAAGGACCTTCCTGGTCAAGCGCTGTATTGAATTCATCTATAAAAACGGAATCTTTTTGAAGTTCTACCTGATTCATAACATACTTCCTTTTTTACAGAGTTGTTATTTTCTCTACTTTTTACTTGGTCCATATGCTATAATGGCATTAAATAAAAAATAGAAATTTCAATGTTACATAGTATAACCAAATACATTTGTTTTCATTATGCGAATGAATACAAGGGGAGAGTTTACTTTTTAAGTAACGCCGAAGGAGCAAACCAAGTGTGAATCTCTCAGGCAAAAAGACTCTTGTAGGACGCAACTCTGGAGAGTGTTTATTTTTTGTAAACCACCAACGAAGCAAGCATTTTTTGGAAAGTGTAAACGATTCCAAGTGTGCGCAACTTTCTGGTTGAAGGACAGAGATTTCACTGGTAAACAGGGGAATCTCTATTTTTATGTACTAAGAATGCTTAAAA
The genomic region above belongs to Virgibacillus doumboii and contains:
- a CDS encoding YqzE family protein is translated as MSGNEYVKYVTQQITTYLDTPAAEKKLKRIQKKSQPTIFSSRWLGILPFAFKLFIKRTQ
- a CDS encoding DEAD/DEAH box helicase; translation: MNQVELQKDSVFIDEFNTALDQEGPFTPWELFQMTYQAELTTMAPTFEGLKSLEYLPQIEFLDHQIECAEQVIEEMNGRAILADEVGLGKTIEAGLILKEYMLRGLVKKTLIIVPASLVNQWVKELNEKFYIPAIAHRKNYAWDHYDVIVTSIDTAKRSPHRENILDIDYDLILIDEAHKLKNHKTKNYDFVRSLKKKYCLLLTATPVQNQLVEIFNLVSILKPGHLGDYESFLEKYGKNRKQLKQDKYLKQLVQKVMVRNTRGNIEFDSIKRHIDTVWIDFTEQEKDVYNHLENITEQFSTFSKITLLREICSSREACFLSLQKMATDEARVSIIQPLAEKIEQLPNHSKAEKVVEIIKQVNNEKVIVFTEYRASQLYLQWYLQQNGITSVPFRGGFKKSKKDWMQHLFKNKAQVLIATEAGGEGINLQFCNHMINYDLPWNPMRLEQRIGRIHRYGQKNDVHIYNFAIRETVEEHIMTLLYEKINLFEQVIGHLDSILAELNINDIESEIQTIFSDSTSTGEAKIKLDNLSSIIKLTHEETAHKEQQYGN
- a CDS encoding YqhG family protein, with the translated sequence MAIRNLHDFLSSYFTAHHCTLEQINDGVLSVQLNEKMDRALMNRPFYWHYVKKMGSPGQPMKLTLITDPEKRDGKNEWIHFGSPRLQQILQHLSNNEKYTKLFEKINTNQKTALFPWLITNIKISYQGKQKRDEIISIGLHLVNGEMKVEMMEELQNKSLQMTIADYCYTISPIIKLNSGFKRIESVLESYINDQSHNWADESLKTMEEEINLVKHFYSGKDGDEQTKQEMEKEIEEITKRYKPYVKFKVINGGIFYLTQ
- the comGA gene encoding competence type IV pilus ATPase ComGA; protein product: MNKASILSEKLLQSAISTNASDIHFYPFPNQANIYFRVFGKRILHRTIPIVQYQALLTYYKFTSGMDIGEVRKPQNGTIIHETHANRYALRLSTLPVNQNESLAIRVLPQEDNLTLNQLFLFPNQLKKLKEWITNRTGIILFTGPTGSGKTTTLYTLLQTILTEKSYQTITLEDPIEKDINDILQVQVNEKAGITYQTGLKAALRHDPDIIMIGEIRDSFTAQFAFDASLTGHLVLSTLHAKNALGTIHRLQEMGLSLSDLKQSLISVAALQLIPIEINKTITRRAAIIELLDGDLLENTLNGVDISESKQFYTFDHLRKKAFAYGYISEETYSSGGA
- a CDS encoding shikimate kinase; amino-acid sequence: MRTLYLIGFMGSGKSTVGQELSKLLGIPCIDTDHMIENVYKVKIAEIFQNKGESVFRKFETEILKQTPVHHHIVSTGGGIVETEENITFMKANGNIVFLKTSLNEIEMRLSNDRSRPLWNKNSYEKQRLFDRRNKLYKESADIIIHTDDKNSREIAADIKEQAGLQSYQE